The following coding sequences lie in one Flagellimonas eckloniae genomic window:
- a CDS encoding gliding motility-associated C-terminal domain-containing protein, with protein MSSFFKKASFLFFSNFGKEKILLISFILFGFSLGFGQATVEFSQATGSDDENSGGNLPVLVVTGTVVSPSNVRVVDAGTGSAVGGDDYSFTTPQVVNIPAGTYAGTTIAIPTLLISGDTDIELDETIDLSLDQVGVVAGDAVLGGQTTTTYTIDNDDVASATVEFSQATGSDDENSGGNLPVLVVTGTVVSPSNVRVVDAGTGSAVGGDDYSFTTPQVVNIPAGTYAGTTIAIPTLLISGDTDIELDETIDLSLDQVGVVAGDAVLGGQTTTTYTIDNDDVASATVEFSQATGSDDENSGGNLPVLVVTGTVVSPSNVRVVDAGTGSAVGGDDYSFTTPQVVNIPAGTYAGTTIAIPTLLISGDTDIELDETIDLSLDQVGVVAGDAVLGGQTTTTYTIDNDDVASATVEFSQATGSDDENSGGNLPVLVVTGTVVSPSNVRVVDAGTGSAVGGDDYSFTTPQVVNIPAGTYAGTTIAIPTLLISGDTDIELDETIDLSLDQVGVVAGDAVLGGQTTTTYTIDNDDVASATVEFSQATGSDDENSGGNLPVLVVTGTVVSPSNVRVVDAGTGSAVGGDDYSFTTPQVVNIPAGTYAGTTIAIPTLLISGDTDIELDETIDLSLDQVGVVAGDAVLGGQTTTTYTIDNDDVASATVEFSQATGSDDENSGGNLPVLVVTGTVVSPSNVRVVDAGTGSAVGGDDYSFTTPQVVNIPAGTYAGTTIAIPTLLISGDTDIELDETIDLSLDQVGVVAGDAVLGGQTTTTYTIDNDDVASATVEFSQATGSDDENSGGNLPVLVVTGTVVSPSNVRVVDAGTGSAVGGDDYSFTTPQVVNIPAGTYAGTTIAIPTLLISGDTDIELDETIDLSLDQVGVVAGDAVLGGQTTTTYTIDNDDVASATVEFSQATGSDDENSGGNLPVLVVTGTVVSPSNVRVVDAGTGSAVGGDDYSFTTPQVVNIPAGTYAGTTIAIPTLLISGDTDIELDETIDLSLDQVGVVAGDAVLGGQTTTTYTIDNDDVASATVEFSQATGSDDENSGGNLPVLVVTGTVVSPSNVRVVDAGTGSAVGGDDYSFTTPQVVNIPAGTYAGTTIAIPTLLISGDTDIELDETIDLSLDQVGVVAGDAVLGGQTTTTYTIDNDDVASATVEFSQATGSDDENSGGNLPVLVVTGTVVSPSNVRVVDAGTGSAVGGDDYSFTTPQVVNIPAGTYAGTTIAIPTLLISGDTDIELDETIDLSLDQVGVVAGDAVLGGQTTTTYTIDNDDSFTVTVTANDAAAAETTPANEQGLFIIDLGGLNSTGSAVTVNFALTGSAINGTDYESIGTFVEVGDGFGNVGIPIIPIDDAFLESNEIVTIELQAGSYAIGTQDSADVTITDNDTATLSINDINVAENDGVAQFSVTLNGVVANPFTVAYTTSNDTAESGSDYIADSGTLSFDGTDNEIETISISLLNDNIIETPETFLVQLSSPSNISVTFTDNEGSASISDDDSCAAGNSAPVLDGLVLTTFCDAFVQDLDDYTNSSIPLGSDLRWSTNSDTDATADYLPTSTVSSAGTYYGFFYDALNDCASPTLSVTLIQNVTPSAGTPTNTAACNDSGEGISIIDLDDQLTGADGGNWSLASSPGGASITINVNNVDFNGQPLGDYVFTYTTSSAVAPCVNQTVDLTITVIDCAIPCDAGTTAPSLDTTEPTEFCDSIAADLNEYVTNTAPAGSVLTWSTNPDPLETIAHRSNMITGPGSYFGFFYDETNNCASPTLEVTITLNRTPTIDSATGDSRCGEGILTLMATVSDGGTLNWYDSANGGTVLGTGESFDTPSITETTSFFVEATANGCASERVEVAATINDESSPGVPTNTVACNVTGNGGPTLVDLDTTLTGADSGIWAIITDPSNGTLVIGSDNNVDFEGLPDGSYVFEYTTNGATAPCVNSSVQITISVSDCFSDSDGDGLSDSEENILGTDPNDIDTDGDGLTDGEEVLGQDDPSTTAIPDGSTNPLDGCDPFLTIACNPEDIDLAITKEVDNDAPLLESNITFTITLENTTMDRVLDIIVNDLIGAGFEYVTHTASKGVYDQTTGVWSISELTSEEIITLDITVTVLVPGELQNTATIVSSFPNDGVESNNTDIVSIRVSESPCKDPGTICNIFSPNGDGINDTLVFIDPNNEYSNNNFQVFDRYGNSVFEMQGYDSTWDGTGSNGDLPKGTYFYIMDLNGDGSEIEKGWIQIIR; from the coding sequence ATGTCATCCTTCTTTAAAAAAGCTTCTTTTTTATTTTTCTCTAATTTTGGGAAAGAGAAAATACTTCTAATATCATTTATACTATTTGGTTTTAGTCTTGGTTTTGGACAAGCCACGGTTGAGTTTTCCCAGGCGACGGGCTCAGATGACGAGAACAGTGGGGGCAACCTTCCTGTACTGGTTGTCACGGGCACGGTTGTTTCCCCGAGCAATGTCAGGGTCGTCGATGCGGGCACGGGGAGTGCTGTGGGCGGTGACGACTATAGCTTCACGACGCCCCAGGTGGTGAACATTCCCGCCGGGACCTATGCAGGGACGACCATAGCGATACCGACACTTTTGATAAGCGGAGACACGGACATCGAGCTGGACGAGACCATTGACCTGTCTTTGGACCAGGTCGGTGTTGTAGCGGGCGATGCGGTGCTTGGTGGGCAGACCACCACGACCTATACGATAGACAATGACGATGTTGCCTCAGCCACGGTTGAGTTTTCCCAGGCGACGGGCTCAGATGACGAGAACAGTGGGGGCAACCTTCCTGTACTGGTTGTCACGGGCACGGTTGTTTCCCCGAGCAATGTCAGGGTCGTCGATGCGGGCACGGGGAGTGCTGTGGGCGGTGACGACTATAGCTTCACGACGCCCCAGGTGGTGAACATTCCCGCCGGGACCTATGCAGGGACGACCATAGCGATACCGACACTTTTGATAAGCGGAGACACGGACATCGAGCTGGACGAGACCATTGACCTGTCTTTGGACCAGGTCGGTGTTGTAGCGGGCGATGCGGTGCTTGGTGGGCAGACCACCACGACCTATACGATAGACAATGACGATGTTGCCTCAGCCACGGTTGAGTTTTCCCAGGCGACGGGCTCAGATGACGAGAACAGTGGGGGCAACCTTCCTGTACTGGTTGTCACGGGCACGGTTGTTTCCCCGAGCAATGTCAGGGTCGTCGATGCGGGCACGGGGAGTGCTGTGGGCGGTGACGACTATAGCTTCACGACGCCCCAGGTGGTGAACATTCCCGCCGGGACCTATGCAGGGACGACCATAGCGATACCGACACTTTTGATAAGCGGAGACACGGACATCGAGCTGGACGAGACCATTGACCTGTCTTTGGACCAGGTCGGTGTTGTAGCGGGCGATGCGGTGCTTGGTGGGCAGACCACCACGACCTATACGATAGACAATGACGATGTTGCCTCAGCCACGGTTGAGTTTTCCCAGGCGACGGGCTCAGATGACGAGAACAGTGGGGGCAACCTTCCTGTACTGGTTGTCACGGGCACGGTTGTTTCCCCGAGCAATGTCAGGGTCGTCGATGCGGGCACGGGGAGTGCTGTGGGCGGTGACGACTATAGCTTCACGACGCCCCAGGTGGTGAACATTCCCGCCGGGACCTATGCAGGGACGACCATAGCGATACCGACACTTTTGATAAGCGGAGACACGGACATCGAGCTGGACGAGACCATTGACCTGTCTTTGGACCAGGTCGGTGTTGTAGCGGGCGATGCGGTGCTTGGTGGGCAGACCACCACGACCTATACGATAGACAATGACGATGTTGCCTCAGCCACGGTTGAGTTTTCCCAGGCGACGGGCTCAGATGACGAGAACAGTGGGGGCAACCTTCCTGTACTGGTTGTCACGGGCACGGTTGTTTCCCCGAGCAATGTCAGGGTCGTCGATGCGGGCACGGGGAGTGCTGTGGGCGGTGACGACTATAGCTTCACGACGCCCCAGGTGGTGAACATTCCCGCCGGGACCTATGCAGGGACGACCATAGCGATACCGACACTTTTGATAAGCGGAGACACGGACATCGAGCTGGACGAGACCATTGACCTGTCTTTGGACCAGGTCGGTGTTGTAGCGGGCGATGCGGTGCTTGGTGGGCAGACCACCACGACCTATACGATAGACAATGACGATGTTGCCTCAGCCACGGTTGAGTTTTCCCAGGCGACGGGCTCAGATGACGAGAACAGTGGGGGCAACCTTCCTGTACTGGTTGTCACGGGCACGGTTGTTTCCCCGAGCAATGTCAGGGTCGTCGATGCGGGCACGGGGAGTGCTGTGGGCGGTGACGACTATAGCTTCACGACGCCCCAGGTGGTGAACATTCCCGCCGGGACCTATGCAGGGACGACCATAGCGATACCGACACTTTTGATAAGCGGAGACACGGACATCGAGCTGGACGAGACCATTGACCTGTCTTTGGACCAGGTCGGTGTTGTAGCGGGCGATGCGGTGCTTGGTGGGCAGACCACCACGACCTATACGATAGACAATGACGATGTTGCCTCAGCCACGGTTGAGTTTTCCCAGGCGACGGGCTCAGATGACGAGAACAGTGGGGGCAACCTTCCTGTACTGGTTGTCACGGGCACGGTTGTTTCCCCGAGCAATGTCAGGGTCGTCGATGCGGGCACGGGGAGTGCTGTGGGCGGTGACGACTATAGCTTCACGACGCCCCAGGTGGTGAACATTCCCGCCGGGACCTATGCAGGGACGACCATAGCGATACCGACACTTTTGATAAGCGGAGACACGGACATCGAGCTGGACGAGACCATTGACCTGTCTTTGGACCAGGTCGGTGTTGTAGCGGGCGATGCGGTGCTTGGTGGGCAGACCACCACGACCTATACGATAGACAATGACGATGTTGCCTCAGCCACGGTTGAGTTTTCCCAGGCGACGGGCTCAGATGACGAGAACAGTGGGGGCAACCTTCCTGTACTGGTTGTCACGGGCACGGTTGTTTCCCCGAGCAATGTCAGGGTCGTCGATGCGGGCACGGGGAGTGCTGTGGGCGGTGACGACTATAGCTTCACGACGCCCCAGGTGGTGAACATTCCCGCCGGGACCTATGCAGGGACGACCATAGCGATACCGACACTTTTGATAAGCGGAGACACGGACATCGAGCTGGACGAGACCATTGACCTGTCTTTGGACCAGGTCGGTGTTGTAGCGGGCGATGCGGTGCTTGGTGGGCAGACCACCACGACCTATACGATAGACAATGACGATGTTGCCTCAGCCACGGTTGAGTTTTCCCAGGCGACGGGCTCAGATGACGAGAACAGTGGGGGCAACCTTCCTGTACTGGTTGTCACGGGCACGGTTGTTTCCCCGAGCAATGTCAGGGTCGTCGATGCGGGCACGGGGAGTGCTGTGGGCGGTGACGACTATAGCTTCACGACGCCCCAGGTGGTGAACATTCCCGCCGGGACCTATGCAGGGACGACCATAGCGATACCGACACTTTTGATAAGCGGAGACACGGACATCGAGCTGGACGAGACCATTGACCTGTCTTTGGACCAGGTCGGTGTTGTAGCGGGCGATGCGGTGCTTGGTGGGCAGACCACCACGACCTATACGATAGACAATGACGATGTTGCCTCAGCCACGGTTGAGTTTTCCCAGGCGACGGGCTCAGATGACGAGAACAGTGGGGGCAACCTTCCTGTACTGGTTGTCACGGGCACGGTTGTTTCCCCGAGCAATGTCAGGGTCGTCGATGCGGGCACGGGGAGTGCTGTGGGCGGTGACGACTATAGCTTCACGACGCCCCAGGTGGTGAACATTCCCGCCGGGACCTATGCAGGGACGACCATAGCGATACCGACACTTTTGATAAGCGGAGACACGGACATCGAGCTGGACGAGACCATTGACCTGTCTTTGGACCAGGTCGGTGTTGTAGCGGGCGATGCGGTGCTTGGTGGGCAGACCACCACGACCTATACGATAGACAATGACGATAGTTTTACGGTGACCGTTACTGCCAATGATGCAGCTGCAGCAGAAACAACACCTGCAAATGAACAAGGGCTCTTTATTATTGATTTGGGAGGTTTGAACAGTACAGGAAGTGCAGTGACTGTCAATTTCGCGCTTACAGGAAGTGCAATAAATGGAACCGATTATGAGTCTATTGGTACTTTTGTGGAGGTTGGCGATGGTTTTGGGAATGTTGGTATTCCTATTATACCCATTGATGATGCCTTTTTGGAAAGCAATGAAATTGTAACCATTGAACTTCAAGCAGGTAGTTACGCTATTGGAACTCAAGATTCGGCCGATGTGACAATTACTGATAACGATACGGCTACCCTATCTATTAATGATATCAACGTAGCGGAGAATGATGGGGTTGCCCAATTTTCTGTGACTTTGAATGGGGTAGTGGCAAACCCTTTCACAGTAGCCTACACCACTTCGAATGATACCGCTGAATCAGGGTCGGATTATATAGCTGATAGCGGTACACTTTCTTTTGATGGTACAGATAATGAAATTGAGACAATTTCCATTTCTCTATTGAATGACAATATTATAGAAACTCCGGAAACCTTTCTTGTGCAATTATCCTCGCCATCAAATATATCGGTTACTTTTACAGATAATGAAGGCTCGGCCTCAATTAGTGACGATGATAGTTGTGCTGCAGGTAATAGTGCGCCAGTGCTGGATGGTTTGGTCTTGACAACTTTCTGTGATGCGTTTGTTCAAGATTTAGATGATTATACTAATAGCTCAATACCTTTAGGATCAGACTTAAGATGGAGTACCAATTCAGATACAGATGCAACAGCAGATTACTTGCCAACGAGTACGGTCAGTTCTGCAGGTACGTATTACGGATTTTTCTATGATGCCTTGAATGATTGTGCCAGTCCAACCCTTAGTGTTACCTTAATACAAAACGTAACACCTTCTGCAGGAACTCCAACTAATACTGCTGCCTGTAATGATTCAGGGGAGGGAATTAGCATAATAGATTTGGATGACCAATTAACAGGCGCAGATGGAGGTAACTGGTCATTGGCAAGTAGTCCGGGAGGAGCATCAATAACAATCAATGTAAATAATGTAGATTTTAATGGGCAACCTTTAGGTGATTATGTATTTACCTATACAACTTCCAGTGCGGTAGCTCCCTGTGTTAATCAAACGGTTGATTTAACCATTACTGTAATAGATTGTGCAATTCCATGTGATGCAGGTACCACAGCACCTAGCTTGGATACCACTGAACCCACTGAATTTTGTGATTCAATAGCTGCAGATTTAAATGAATATGTAACCAATACAGCTCCGGCAGGAAGTGTACTCACATGGAGTACCAATCCAGATCCGTTAGAAACTATTGCGCATAGGAGTAATATGATAACAGGACCAGGGTCTTATTTTGGTTTCTTTTACGACGAAACCAATAATTGCGCAAGCCCTACTCTTGAGGTAACTATAACCTTGAATAGGACTCCCACAATAGATAGTGCCACAGGGGATTCACGCTGTGGAGAAGGTATTTTGACTTTAATGGCAACGGTTAGTGACGGAGGAACCTTAAATTGGTATGATAGTGCTAATGGAGGAACTGTTTTAGGGACAGGAGAATCTTTTGATACTCCTTCAATTACTGAAACAACTTCATTTTTTGTTGAAGCCACTGCAAATGGCTGTGCTTCAGAAAGAGTAGAAGTTGCTGCTACAATAAATGATGAGTCCTCACCCGGGGTTCCAACCAATACGGTAGCTTGCAATGTAACAGGCAATGGAGGACCTACCCTTGTTGATTTGGATACTACGCTTACAGGTGCAGATTCTGGAATCTGGGCAATAATTACAGACCCAAGCAACGGAACATTAGTTATAGGTTCCGATAACAATGTTGATTTTGAAGGTCTACCGGATGGTAGTTATGTGTTTGAATATACCACAAATGGAGCCACGGCTCCCTGTGTTAATAGTTCAGTACAAATTACCATTTCAGTAAGTGATTGTTTTAGTGACTCTGATGGTGATGGTCTCTCTGATAGTGAGGAAAATATTTTAGGAACAGATCCCAATGATATCGATACCGATGGTGATGGTTTAACAGATGGTGAAGAAGTTCTTGGGCAGGATGATCCAAGTACAACCGCAATCCCGGATGGGTCTACCAATCCTTTGGATGGTTGTGATCCTTTCTTGACGATTGCCTGCAACCCGGAAGATATAGATTTGGCCATTACCAAAGAGGTAGATAACGATGCGCCTTTATTGGAAAGCAATATCACATTTACTATTACCTTGGAAAATACAACCATGGACAGGGTTTTGGATATTATTGTCAATGATTTGATAGGAGCTGGATTTGAATATGTTACTCATACGGCTTCAAAAGGGGTATATGATCAAACTACAGGAGTTTGGTCAATTTCGGAATTAACATCAGAAGAAATCATTACTCTAGATATTACCGTTACAGTGTTAGTTCCAGGAGAACTCCAAAATACAGCTACAATTGTAAGTTCATTTCCAAATGATGGGGTTGAATCCAATAATACAGATATAGTTTCAATTCGAGTGAGTGAAAGCCCTTGCAAGGATCCTGGAACCATTTGTAATATCTTTTCACCGAATGGGGATGGCATAAACGATACTTTGGTGTTTATCGATCCGAATAATGAGTATTCAAATAATAATTTCCAAGTGTTTGACCGCTATGGGAATAGCGTATTTGAAATGCAAGGCTATGATAGTACTTGGGATGGTACTGGAAGCAATGGTGATTTACCAAAAGGGACATACTTTTATATTATGGATCTTAACGGAGATGGTTCTGAAATTGAAAAAGGTTGGATTCAAATTATAAGATAA
- the fabD gene encoding ACP S-malonyltransferase: MNAYIFPGQGAQFVGMGLDLYENHNHAQELFEQANDILGFSITDIMFEGTPEDLKQTKVTQPAIFLHSVILSKVMGENFKPDMVAGHSLGELSALVANGALNFEDGLKLVSQRALAMQKACELQPSTMAAVLGLDDEVVEKICEETDGIVVPANYNCPGQLVISGEVEAINNACEKLKEAGARRALLLPVGGAFHSPLMEPAREELAAAIEATNFSAPVCPIYQNVPTTAVTSADEIKDNLISQLTAPVKWTQSVQQMIKDGGKSFVEVGPGKVLQGLVRKINSDTETASAVI, from the coding sequence ATGAACGCATATATTTTCCCTGGGCAAGGAGCTCAATTTGTAGGAATGGGCTTGGATCTTTACGAGAATCACAACCATGCACAAGAGTTGTTTGAACAAGCCAATGATATATTGGGCTTTTCCATCACTGATATCATGTTCGAAGGAACTCCAGAAGATTTAAAACAGACCAAGGTAACCCAGCCTGCAATTTTTTTACACTCAGTTATTTTGAGCAAGGTTATGGGGGAAAATTTTAAACCTGATATGGTTGCTGGTCATTCGTTGGGAGAATTATCGGCATTGGTGGCCAATGGCGCTTTGAATTTTGAAGACGGATTAAAATTGGTTTCTCAGAGAGCTTTGGCCATGCAAAAGGCATGTGAGTTACAACCAAGCACAATGGCTGCAGTTTTAGGTTTGGATGATGAGGTGGTCGAAAAAATATGTGAGGAAACAGACGGGATTGTTGTCCCTGCAAATTATAATTGTCCAGGACAGTTGGTGATTTCAGGAGAGGTGGAAGCTATAAATAATGCCTGTGAAAAGCTAAAAGAAGCAGGGGCCCGGAGAGCTTTATTACTTCCTGTTGGTGGGGCGTTCCATTCACCATTGATGGAACCGGCCAGAGAAGAATTGGCAGCAGCTATTGAAGCAACAAATTTTAGCGCTCCTGTTTGCCCGATCTATCAAAATGTACCAACTACTGCAGTAACAAGTGCTGATGAAATTAAAGACAATTTAATTTCACAATTGACTGCTCCGGTAAAATGGACCCAAAGTGTGCAACAGATGATTAAGGATGGAGGAAAATCCTTTGTAGAAGTTGGTCCGGGAAAAGTGTTGCAAGGGTTGGTGAGAAAAATAAATTCTGATACTGAAACTGCATCCGCTGTCATTTAA
- a CDS encoding gamma carbonic anhydrase family protein produces MILKSVRGKSPEIGKDCFIAENATIVGEVSMGYQCSVWFNAVIRGDVHFIKMGNKVNVQDGAVIHCTYQKSPTTIGNNVSIGHNALVHGCTVKDNVLIGMGSIIMDDCVVESNSIIAAGAVLTQGTHVEEGSIYAGVPAKKIKDVSPELSSGEINRIANNYVTYASWFK; encoded by the coding sequence ATGATACTTAAATCCGTAAGGGGAAAATCTCCAGAAATTGGAAAGGACTGTTTTATTGCCGAAAATGCCACAATCGTTGGAGAGGTTTCCATGGGATATCAATGCAGCGTTTGGTTTAATGCCGTAATTAGGGGGGATGTACATTTTATTAAAATGGGGAACAAGGTCAATGTGCAAGACGGAGCTGTTATTCATTGCACCTATCAAAAATCACCTACAACAATTGGAAATAATGTGTCCATTGGCCATAATGCATTGGTTCATGGCTGCACCGTGAAAGACAATGTGCTGATTGGTATGGGAAGTATCATTATGGACGATTGTGTTGTGGAGAGCAATTCCATAATTGCTGCCGGAGCAGTACTTACGCAAGGCACCCATGTAGAAGAGGGGAGCATTTATGCTGGAGTTCCGGCTAAGAAAATAAAAGATGTAAGTCCGGAATTAAGCTCAGGAGAAATTAATCGTATAGCAAATAATTATGTTACCTATGCCAGTTGGTTTAAGTAG
- a CDS encoding LytR/AlgR family response regulator transcription factor, which translates to MELRTILVEDEANSREILRNYIAKYCDGVKLLGEASNIDEGLTLIQKHQPDLVFLDVEMPFGNAFDLLDKIPDRTFETVFVTAYNQYAMDALNSHASYYLMKPINIDELIKAVDYVKEIKAKENALDGQVLKAKSIKTEGKITLPQQDGFQVLEVGDIFFCKADDNYTEIYLEHKKIVVSKTLKYFEDALNEYGFARIHKSYLVNVGEVVKYKRGKGGSVVLSNGKELSVSASKKAALLAYFQ; encoded by the coding sequence ATGGAATTACGGACTATACTAGTAGAAGATGAGGCAAATAGTAGGGAGATACTAAGAAATTATATAGCCAAATATTGTGATGGGGTCAAACTTTTGGGAGAAGCTTCCAATATTGATGAAGGATTGACCCTGATTCAAAAACATCAGCCAGATTTGGTTTTTTTGGATGTAGAAATGCCCTTTGGCAACGCTTTTGATCTTTTGGATAAAATTCCAGACCGCACTTTCGAAACAGTTTTTGTAACGGCTTATAACCAATATGCTATGGACGCATTGAACAGCCACGCCTCATATTATCTAATGAAGCCAATAAATATTGATGAGTTGATAAAGGCGGTGGATTATGTAAAGGAAATCAAAGCGAAAGAAAATGCTTTGGATGGTCAGGTGTTAAAAGCCAAATCAATTAAAACAGAAGGAAAGATAACCTTGCCACAACAGGATGGCTTTCAAGTTTTGGAAGTTGGTGATATCTTCTTTTGTAAAGCTGATGACAACTATACGGAAATATACCTGGAGCATAAAAAAATAGTAGTGAGCAAAACACTCAAATATTTTGAAGATGCCCTTAACGAATATGGCTTTGCAAGGATTCATAAATCATATTTGGTCAATGTGGGCGAAGTAGTAAAATATAAAAGAGGAAAAGGGGGTAGTGTTGTACTTTCAAATGGGAAGGAACTATCCGTTTCGGCATCAAAAAAAGCAGCATTATTAGCTTATTTTCAATAA
- a CDS encoding tetratricopeptide repeat-containing sensor histidine kinase has product MIKGKHIIFFFLIVFYSGFSQVGNESSRVEIKGSVQGKENSIPISGVEVSTDRGEYTITDGLGEFRIKASIGDMLIFESPEIETVKHRITSDEDVDVLVEGYTVKRSNKKEKSISSRSISNHQRFIDSANVYKSTDLEKSIDFIAQSMSQLGKRGNKNEFASSLTALGEIYLFHSQYDLAITNFEDALEHRESSKTKLLLGKAYILNKEFEKAKSILTPLLDVKNMVPFQKVELYESLGDAHSASSNLNEALEFYQAGLKIAQKNQISPKIIDLNSKIADSYAKENRLVEAEGFYNNSLNLSKKVAPERVIQENEKIADFYNKENRYEDEIQLRKQSLSGLLQLPQQTVAEENKSSLSPDSITSQRINYKIANAYVAQDKLDEAIPYLQRSIVEADSEDDLVVQKDATRKLSEVYRYKGDFSKALETYQEYVAVVDSLYVRKEQEISRAARFNREIVSKQNRISTLEQDRQLSQSKYSLAVTEQQLFEETSKRQKWIIYSLIFGLILMALTTFLYYRNSKQQKLANNLLALKSLRTQMNPHFIFNALNSVNNYIAKSDERSANRFLSDFSVLMRSVLENSEEDFIPLSRELELLELYVKLEHSRFSDKFDYEINIDKKIDIEAFEIPPMLLQPYIENAIWHGLRYKEEKGFLKIEVNQINKELLEITIADNGIGRKKSAALKTDNQKKQKSKGMGNIKKRIQILNDMYKNKVDVAISDLEEDQTGTKVSLKLKKD; this is encoded by the coding sequence ATGATAAAAGGAAAACACATAATATTCTTCTTTTTGATTGTGTTTTACTCGGGATTTTCCCAGGTAGGCAATGAGTCTTCGCGGGTTGAAATCAAAGGCTCGGTTCAAGGAAAGGAAAATTCCATTCCAATTTCTGGAGTTGAAGTATCCACTGATAGGGGAGAGTATACAATTACCGATGGATTGGGTGAATTTAGAATCAAAGCATCTATTGGGGACATGCTCATTTTTGAAAGCCCGGAAATAGAAACGGTCAAACATCGTATAACGTCTGATGAGGATGTGGATGTTTTGGTTGAGGGTTATACCGTAAAACGAAGTAATAAGAAGGAGAAAAGTATAAGCTCCAGAAGCATTTCAAACCATCAACGGTTCATAGATTCAGCTAACGTATACAAGAGCACGGATTTGGAAAAGAGCATAGACTTTATTGCTCAATCAATGTCTCAATTGGGCAAGCGCGGAAATAAAAATGAATTCGCTTCTTCCTTAACCGCATTAGGCGAAATATACTTATTTCATTCGCAATATGATCTTGCAATCACCAATTTTGAGGATGCGCTTGAACATAGGGAATCTTCAAAAACTAAATTACTGCTGGGGAAAGCGTATATATTGAACAAGGAGTTTGAAAAAGCAAAATCCATACTTACGCCTTTATTGGATGTTAAGAATATGGTTCCTTTTCAAAAAGTTGAACTCTATGAAAGTTTGGGAGATGCCCATAGTGCTTCATCCAACTTAAATGAGGCGCTTGAATTTTATCAGGCTGGGCTTAAAATTGCCCAGAAAAACCAAATTTCCCCAAAAATTATTGATTTAAATTCCAAAATTGCAGATTCCTATGCCAAGGAAAATCGTTTGGTAGAAGCGGAAGGATTTTACAATAATTCATTGAATCTTTCCAAAAAAGTGGCACCAGAAAGAGTAATACAGGAAAATGAAAAGATTGCCGATTTTTATAATAAGGAGAATAGATATGAAGATGAAATCCAGTTGCGTAAACAAAGTTTAAGCGGGTTACTGCAATTGCCCCAGCAGACAGTTGCTGAGGAAAATAAAAGTTCACTTAGTCCAGATTCCATCACTTCACAACGAATCAACTACAAAATAGCCAATGCATACGTTGCCCAAGATAAATTGGATGAAGCTATTCCATATTTACAAAGAAGTATTGTTGAGGCAGATAGTGAGGATGACCTGGTGGTACAAAAAGACGCTACCCGAAAACTTTCTGAAGTGTACCGTTACAAAGGAGATTTTTCAAAGGCATTGGAAACGTATCAAGAATATGTAGCTGTAGTTGATAGTTTGTACGTTAGAAAGGAACAGGAAATTTCGAGAGCGGCAAGATTTAATCGTGAAATCGTAAGCAAGCAAAATCGTATATCGACTTTGGAACAAGATCGCCAATTATCACAAAGCAAGTATAGTCTTGCAGTCACAGAACAACAATTGTTTGAAGAGACAAGTAAAAGGCAAAAATGGATCATTTATTCGCTGATTTTTGGGTTGATATTAATGGCGCTTACCACCTTTTTGTACTATCGGAATAGCAAACAACAGAAATTGGCGAATAACCTACTTGCATTAAAATCCTTGCGAACGCAGATGAATCCACATTTTATTTTTAACGCATTGAATTCCGTCAATAATTATATTGCAAAAAGTGATGAGCGGAGCGCTAATCGGTTTCTGAGTGATTTTTCAGTTTTGATGCGAAGCGTATTGGAAAATTCCGAAGAAGATTTTATACCTCTCTCCAGAGAATTGGAACTTTTGGAATTGTATGTGAAGTTGGAACATTCCCGTTTTTCAGATAAGTTCGATTATGAAATCAATATTGATAAAAAGATAGATATTGAAGCTTTTGAAATTCCTCCGATGCTCCTTCAACCCTATATTGAAAATGCCATTTGGCATGGACTCCGCTATAAAGAAGAAAAGGGGTTTTTAAAAATTGAGGTGAATCAAATCAACAAAGAACTACTGGAAATTACAATTGCGGATAACGGAATCGGAAGAAAGAAGTCGGCGGCATTAAAGACGGATAATCAGAAGAAACAAAAATCAAAAGGTATGGGGAACATTAAAAAACGTATCCAAATTCTTAATGATATGTACAAGAACAAGGTAGATGTTGCCATTTCCGATTTAGAAGAAGACCAAACTGGAACAAAAGTATCTCTAAAGCTTAAAAAAGATTGA